CTTTAGGCAGGTAACTCTCTACAATATCTTGAATTTCGCCACTTTTGAGAAGCTGTTGTACGCTCAGCTCAATATCTTGCAAAATTTGCTCGGCATTGGCGGTATTGGGGGCAATAGAAATAGTGATATATGACTTCGTCGAAGTTAAATAAGCAGGCTGGGCAAGCTCAATATCCATCTCTTGTGCTAGATTCGAAATAAGCCCAAGGTTGCCTGCAAAGCCATCAACTCTCCCAGCCTCTAACAACTTAAGCGCCTGTGAGTAGGTCGACGCCGACAGCATGGTCACTTGCCCCTGCTCGGCTGCATCATACAACTTTGGCCCATAAACTTTGCTAGCCCCTCTTAACGAAGCCACCCTTTTACCCTCAAAGTTATCCCAGGTAAATGGCTTGTCCGCTAGGCTAACTACTGCCGTTTGGAAACTGGCTACGGCAATTGGCTGGTGAATCGATTGGTCGAACTTTTTATTGGGAAACAAGCAAGAAATCACCACTCCTTGTTCGTTATGCAGCAGCTCATTTACAATTCTTGGGTAAGGAACCACCGCAACTTTGGCATCATCTAAGGCCAAACGCTGAGCAACAAGCTTAAGTATATCGGCATAATAGCCTTTCGGCTCACCGCCTTCCTCAAAGCCAGCGGGTTTAGAGTTCAAGGCATAAAAACGATAGAACTCGCCTGAATGCTTGGCGCTCAAACAGCTGCTAAAGCTAAAAATAATTATGGCTATCAGAAACTTAAGCGCCATAGGCTAATCATGTCCGTCAACATTTAGGATAAGTAAGTAAAGCGACAGCTAGGCTTATATGTCAAGTAAGCCTAGGGGAGATATTTTTGACAAATGACTTAGTTTTCTTAAAAGAACAATGGCAAGCTGATGAAATGTAGCACTAGGACTCACTAATGACTCAAATTACCCAACGTAAATTACAACAAGCCGTTGAAGCCAATATCATCAACCAGCAGCAAGCTGAAAACTTGCTCAGCTTTTTAGAGCTGCAATCAAACACCACGGCTAATTTCAGCTTTAGTCATTTGTTGTATTACTTTGGCGGATTAATCGCTATAGGTGCCATGACCTTGTTTATGAACTTAGCTTGGGAAGGTTTTGGAGGCTGGGGCATCGTTAGCATTAGCCTGTTGTATTCGGTGTTGGCACTACTTCTTTGCCAACGCTTTAAACAACAAGGTCATATAATTCCAGCGGGTTTATGCGCCACTTTTGTTATTTGCCTTACCCCTTTGGCAACATATGGCTTGCAGCAAGCCATGGGTTGGTGGCCCAGCTCTAGTCAATATCATGATTACCACCGCTATATACAATGGCACTGGCTATATATGGAAGCTGCTACCTTGATCGTTGGCCTAGTGCTTTGCTGGCGTTATCGTTACCCCTTTATGTTAATGCCGCTAGCCATCACCCTTTGGTATATGAGCATGGACATCGCTGCCATGTTGGCAGGTGAACGGCCCGACTTTCACTTGCGAAGTCTGGTCTCTTTGTATTTTGGTTTAGCGATGATCTTGCTGGCCTTTTGGGTGGATATACGCAGTCGCCACAGCGCCGATTTTGCATTTTGGCTTTATATCTTTGGCGTACTCACCTTTTGGTGTGGTTTAAGCTTTCAAGAATCCAATAGTGAGTGGGCAAAATTTGGCTACTTTCTCTCTAACTTAGCCTTGATGCTTACAGGGGTTATTCTTGCCCGCCGAGTATTTGTCGTTTTTGCGGCCATGGGCTGCTTTTATTACTTTTACCACCTTGCTGATCAAGTATTTAAAGACAGTTGGCTGTTTCCAATATCGCTAACATTGATTGGTTTAGCGATGGTGTATCTAGGTATTCTCTGGCAGAAACATCAAAAAACAATAAGCCTGCGTTTGCGCGGATATTTACCCTTAGCCTTACAAGAGTTACTCGCCAACAAAATGCATTAGCGCTTAAGGGGGATTGCTTGGCTAAACATCCCTCCTGCACTTTAGTCCTTATGTATGACCAACCAGCCAGTAAACCATGAAAAAATCTAAACCCACGCTCAAATATGTAAAAAAATTTAACATCCATACAAATTTAATTTTGTTTGCCTACAATTTAAACTTATAACTTAGGCTATATCGCTTTGTTTTATATAAGCTAATTATCAGTAATATGTTTGATACGGACGGTAACCATGAATGTTAAGAGTTTGAGATTTAAGTATTCGGTAGTTTTTGCCGTGAATGCTTTGTTATTAATTTTGGTATCGCTGATTGGTTTTAATGTTGGCAAAAGTACTTACAACAGTTTAGTCACCGTAGAGGAAAAGATTCTACCCGCCCTTGCAGCCGTGCTAAACGCTGATAGGGACCTATACCAAGCAAGAGTAGCCGAGCTAGAAGCCCTAAAAGCACCGAGTTCAGCAATCGCTGGTCTCATAGATAATTACCAAGAAAATGCTGAACAAGCCCAACAACGCATGCAAAAGTTTAAAGACTTACTAAGCGACTACCCTGCAGCCACTCAGGGCTTACTAAGTTTCGAGCAAAAATTTAATCAATGGAAGAAACCCAGCAGCGAAGTATTTACCTTACTTAAAGACGGCAAGCAAAAGCAGGCCATTGCCTTAAGTGCCGGCCAAAGTGTGCAAAATTTTGAAAGCCTACGCGAGCTTTACGACATCGCTACCGAAGCCGCCGAAAAACTGGCCGATGATATTGAGCAGCAATCCTCTGCCGATGTAACCAGTCAACTCAGCATGCTAGGTGTTGTGGCAAGCATTGCCGTAGTGCTGTCTATTTTGTTGGCTTACTTTGGACCTAAAATTCTAGTTGATTCAATTACTCGCATTACCGTCCGAATTAATGACATTTCTCAAGGCGATGGCGACTTAACTCAACGCCTAGAAGTGCAACGTAATGATGAAATAGGCGAGCTAGCCACCAGCTTTAACCAATTTGTAGATTTGCTAGAAGGCCTAATTGGCAATGTAAACAAATTCTCGGTGGAGCTTAACCAGTCTATCGCTGGCATTGCTCAAAAATCTGAGCAAACAACCGAAGTCAGTAAAGAGCAAAATCAGTCGGTAGAAATGATAGCCACAGCGGTAACACAAATGGCGGCAGCCATTAGAGAAGTGGCCAATAATGCCAACCACGCCGCCGAAGAAATCAATACAGTGAATAGCCAAACCGAGCAAGGGCAAAACGTTACTAAAGAATCGGTGGAACACATTAGTTTACTCTCAAACACCGTTCAAGAAGCCGCCAATGTAGTTGAAAACCTATCGCAAGACTCCGACCGCATCGCCTCAGTATTAGATGTTATTCGCGGGATTGCCGAGCAAACCAACTTACTCGCTTTAAACGCCGCCATTGAAGCAGCGCGCGCTGGCGAGCAAGGCCGCGGATTTGCCGTGGTAGCCGACGAAGTAAGAAGCCTCGCCAGTAAAACTCAACAATCTACCGAAGACATTCAGAAAATGATTGAAGCGCTACAAAGCGGCGTAACCCAAGCAGTAGATGCTATTAATAAAGGCTCCACAGTTGCCGAAGGCACCGTTGATTTAGCAGGGCAAACCTTAGAAGCGCTTAATCAG
The Agarivorans aestuarii DNA segment above includes these coding regions:
- a CDS encoding substrate-binding periplasmic protein, whose amino-acid sequence is MSAKHSGEFYRFYALNSKPAGFEEGGEPKGYYADILKLVAQRLALDDAKVAVVPYPRIVNELLHNEQGVVISCLFPNKKFDQSIHQPIAVASFQTAVVSLADKPFTWDNFEGKRVASLRGASKVYGPKLYDAAEQGQVTMLSASTYSQALKLLEAGRVDGFAGNLGLISNLAQEMDIELAQPAYLTSTKSYITISIAPNTANAEQILQDIELSVQQLLKSGEIQDIVESYLPKAIQER
- a CDS encoding methyl-accepting chemotaxis protein codes for the protein MNVKSLRFKYSVVFAVNALLLILVSLIGFNVGKSTYNSLVTVEEKILPALAAVLNADRDLYQARVAELEALKAPSSAIAGLIDNYQENAEQAQQRMQKFKDLLSDYPAATQGLLSFEQKFNQWKKPSSEVFTLLKDGKQKQAIALSAGQSVQNFESLRELYDIATEAAEKLADDIEQQSSADVTSQLSMLGVVASIAVVLSILLAYFGPKILVDSITRITVRINDISQGDGDLTQRLEVQRNDEIGELATSFNQFVDLLEGLIGNVNKFSVELNQSIAGIAQKSEQTTEVSKEQNQSVEMIATAVTQMAAAIREVANNANHAAEEINTVNSQTEQGQNVTKESVEHISLLSNTVQEAANVVENLSQDSDRIASVLDVIRGIAEQTNLLALNAAIEAARAGEQGRGFAVVADEVRSLASKTQQSTEDIQKMIEALQSGVTQAVDAINKGSTVAEGTVDLAGQTLEALNQILESTSKVSEVSVSTATSTEEQSHVTEDIDRNLTELADKTRINLENSSDSLAAAQLAIEKAEQLNQQLSRFKVSV
- a CDS encoding DUF2157 domain-containing protein, which produces MTQITQRKLQQAVEANIINQQQAENLLSFLELQSNTTANFSFSHLLYYFGGLIAIGAMTLFMNLAWEGFGGWGIVSISLLYSVLALLLCQRFKQQGHIIPAGLCATFVICLTPLATYGLQQAMGWWPSSSQYHDYHRYIQWHWLYMEAATLIVGLVLCWRYRYPFMLMPLAITLWYMSMDIAAMLAGERPDFHLRSLVSLYFGLAMILLAFWVDIRSRHSADFAFWLYIFGVLTFWCGLSFQESNSEWAKFGYFLSNLALMLTGVILARRVFVVFAAMGCFYYFYHLADQVFKDSWLFPISLTLIGLAMVYLGILWQKHQKTISLRLRGYLPLALQELLANKMH